TTGAACTCTTTAGGTTCACCTCTACACCTACATCACTACCATCTGCGCTCCCCACTTCATCATCCACTACAACCTCCATGATCTCTTCATTTCCATCGCTAGAGTGCATCTTGCACACTCTCAGCCTCTTCATCTACCATCGAAGACATTGAAAACCCACAATCTTGCTGCGAGCGGCGTCCTACAGATATATGTAAGTTAGAGTAATAAACTGGATAAAGAATAGTCCGTTAGATTCACCTGCTGCTGCGTACAACAGAGCTGCATGAACATGCACACAGCTTATTCCACTTTTCACATCCAAAGGACAGGTGCAAGCAAACGCATAAGGGCATGCACCACACCCTTCTCTTCGGCAATGATTGTTGAACTGGAAACAATTACCCACATGTAACCCATAAATATTGAAGTTTGTTCTCAAAACCTTACTTCCTTGTCGCATGGACAATAGGATTCTTCCACGCGATATGAGTTTCGGTTCTCTTTCACTTCCCAGGTTCCAGGACCAACAACAGTGACAAGTTGCTGCTGCCGGCAATATTTGTTGACAGCCGACATGTGCACCTTGTGATGTTGCTGGAGCCTGTACCTTCCTTCCTCCACTTCTCTCTCCTAAATACCTAGAGTGAAATTTATCGAACAGGAATGTCTTGTTTGGGATTCGAACCATAATCTCCCGGTCCTCTTCTAACTCGGTAGTAAGGGCAATGAGTAGTTGGAGGAGTCTGTCTATCCTCACGTTTGCTTTTCCTTCCAACATCCCATGCTTGAATTTTTTATGGAAACGCTCACAGAGCATAGAAGTACTAACACAAGATTCTAGCCGCCCGAAGGCTGCCCATTGGTCCACTCTATTGCTCCTGTGAATGAATTCAGTGCTAGATTGATATTTCAGTTTGAATAACAACGTACCATGTGTTTTCCATGTATGACGCGAGCGTGCTTTCACCATTTTCACGAAGATACTTCAACATTGATGTGTATTGTGTTACGAAGACACTTCTTTCGCGAACAAGACAGATGTCTCGCATTTTCCCTGAGAAATGGCTCGCTGATGTCGCGCTCAAAGAGCAGTATTCTAGTTCCACGCCATTCCAGCTACAAGCAATTGGAGTCAGACGAAGGCTACTTACGTTAACCAGTTTCGCATTAGCATTCCTCTTCATGGCTAGCTGTACGTGCCATAGGCATAACAGCCGTTTAGTCCACGACGATGGAAACACTTTACTGGAACCATTCCAAAATGTGTTGGTATCGTCCGTTATGAAGTAATCGGTGTGAAATGAGGGGAGCAACTTCTTCACATGCTCAAACATCATCCCAACTTCTATATCAATCATCCTGTCAAGTAAAGTTGTAGAAGATATTACACTGTGAACGCACAATCTGCTTAGAATAAATCACCTATAGGAGAGGAGGTACGCAGCTGGAAGAGCTCTATCCCATTCATCCGCGACAATTACAGTGGCTAAACGAATAAGACGTTACCTTGAACGTATCGTCCACACTTAACGCCCTCTGTCCATACTTTCGTAGCCACTCTTTCTGCGTTGGATTTATGACTACTAAATGTATCTTGTAAGCTGCAACGCACTAATTTGCTCTTGATTTTATTTACCCAGCACGAATCCATCTCCGCTGGCGTCTCGTGCTGGCCTGTAGAACTGGATGCCATCAGATTGCAAGTTGGCATCAACTCGCCTCTGAACTGAACCCGTGTCCAAATGATGGAGTCTTCCAGGGTCTACTCGGCACTTCGAGGCGATGTTTCTAAGCACTTTTTTGTCGATATTCTTAAATATTACAGCTGTATGTGTGGTGTGATGTACCTTATATCTCGCGGTGTGATGAAGTACAATCGAGAACGGGGCCTCCTGTTACTTGCATCCTTACTTTTCCGTAAACCTGTCGGACGGTCAGACCATCCCGTAGCAGCGAGACTCTAAACTGCTCAGCATTGTTATCAAGTCCCAGCTGAGATGGGCGGACTTCATGTCCGATATGGGTGAGACAGTGTTCAACTGTCACACCATCAGTTTTCTCTCTCACCTAAAATTTGTTTGGTTTTATTACAATTAGTGCAAGGAATCACTTACCGCTGATAGAAAATGTAGTGCACGTACGTTCATATACGCTGTGCAATGCTCCACagactttttcgtttttgctgGGACAGAGCCTGCGCGAAAAGAGCAGTGGCAGATAAATATGTGGTTCTGCCGAATTTCGTAGTCTCTGACTTAGCTGCGAACCGGCTTATCACACCCAATTCCTCCGAGGCTAACTTCCAGCTCTTGAAGAGAAACACGTCAAGTAGTTTAGTATAGGTGCAAATTTTCATATGACTCTAACCTGATAATCTTGTAGACTTTGGAAGTTGATGGTCTCGACCACGAACTCGTATGCGTCGTTGGCATGCTGCTGATGAGCATGCTCTGCGAGCTGACGGTGATTCTACTTATGCAAGAATCAGAAGGAGTCatcaataaaaatgtgaaCGACAATTATTGCACGGTCGTGAAAGCTGTGGATTATTAGTAATTCACTTTAACCGTTTCTCTGCATATGAGGCACGTGATAACTCGAGGTGAATATTCGCCGGCATGTCTTGTTCCTCTATGACAGCTCAGCCCACCCGCGCTGTTGAATCTCGCATCACAGAATTCGCAATTATAAATAGGCTTCCCCGAAACAGCAATTCTCCGGCTCTTCTTGTGTGCCTTGAATTTCGAAATTTGGCCTTACTAATATCCATGGACATCAACAAGGTGCCTCTCCATTCTATTTTTAGCCATGCCACAGACCGGGCATTCATTCATGGCAATACTAGAAATCACACTAGAACACAAAAGAGATGACgaagtgaaagaagaaaaaataacttacTTGAGGGTCATATCCATTATGTAGATTGGAAATACGTTGGATTGGAAGTTGgagcaaagaaaattgttcgaCTAACTCGGTTAGGAACAACCTCTGATAATGACTTCCTTGCAGGAGTTCCTTACATGATAAGTTTCGTTCCATACATGACAAGTACAAGTTCCTTACATGACCTAATGTTGTTCTTCCAGATGGCGGGGTATAAAGAGGTCTGGCGATCTGGCACcggcggacccgtcgcacccccttccataggtatctggcgccggcacgccaatccgacaccgcgggacccgtcgcaacccttttttcgaatttcgtgacacacagacaaacacacacatacacatacacacacggactaagctcgttattatataccagtctgaatttccggctaaagccgaatttcagactttcggtggttttagttTCGCTGCCCTTGACTGATCAGtcaaagttaatagtagtggtgttttctgtaaaattaggtttgtgtttttttaacaacgctttccttctcttctttatattataaattaaggcgaaagattacggagttttccttctaagcgcgtcaattctacatttggagaatattcgaccatcagctataaacactccttcgatgccagaatggtatagatacaatttaaagcattactcgaagtatgggtatacctcctgatttctcccaatTGTTATcgcagaatgatgttttaacagaaaatgacgtggaagacatcatcctagtgataaagataacattctacgtcagatcacataaacatcttgctacgaTTTAAGCATCCGTTTgcatgtgtgtttccactttctgagaacggcatgctacaaacttgaggcgaacaaagaaggaaacaggcaggcggaggagtcataaaggtgaagagcaaagcgcccagtggtcacggctatgaaacggctccaaccatttatcttttgcgtcatgcacactaagttatagcgcaccaatgaccgggcaCACCGACGCTGGTGGATCCGCCGTATactatagcaatctggcgccggcgcgccaatctgacgccgcgggacccgtcgcaacccattttatagctatctgaccccagcgcaccaatccgacgccggatggacccgtcgcaccccttttttcgaatttcgtgacacacacaaacacacacaaatacacacacagactaagctcgttattatatatcatgatcatgattatgatgatcatgatcatggtTGTTCGTAGATATCAGTCTTTAAAATAATGAACACCATGATCCGTTACGTATGCTCAACACTTCACTAGACTATCAATTCAGAAGTCCAGATTTCTAGTGGATGTAAGTCGAGGACCCGCTAAATCTCACTTTCTAGCTCTTTCTTACCATCAAACGCTTTCTCTCGCAGGTGCAGTTTTAGCCTCCGAAATAAATGTTAGTCAAACGGAGCTATCTCAGGGAAACAAGCAGGGTACGGTAGAACTTCCTAAGCAAGTTCGGCAATTTTCTGGCAAGTGAACTCCATGACAATGCCCCACCTCACGTGGCAAAACTTGCTCGCCGGAAAATCGCCGGATCTGGTTGGAAAGTTCTACTGCACCTTGCTTATTCTTCTGATGTGGACTGACTGACTACCATTTATTTCGAGCACTGAAGTTGCATccacgaaagaaaaagttagatGATCAGAAAGAGCTAGACGGTGAATCTAGCGTTTCTTCGTCCGCCAAAGTTCTGGGCTCTTGGTATTGATAGTTTAGTGAATTATTGAACATACGTGGGGATGATCAtgatattattgattgatatcTTTGAATGGTCAAGTTATGATTGAAAATTGGTGCAAAACATTCGGACCAACctataaatataacaaatacAGCTTTCCAAAGTTTCTCTGGACTTGCTTCGAAACTGAGTATGTCACCTGTACGATCTGTGATCTCAGCTTCTGTTCATGCCTACCGGTGCTAGAGTTGTTCAGAAGCTCTTGCTCGTTCGAGGGAAATAAATCGAGTCTTACATATATTTCTGTGCCGAGAATTCCGTGGAAATTCTAACCATGGCGTGCTCGTATTTGTGTTCTCCGTTTAATCTGCTTCCATTTTGAGCGTTATTCTTGAAAACATATAGGTGGCAGGCAGAATGAAGATTGAAGTAATGCGGGTTCTGTTGATGTGTATCATGCAGGTTTCAAAATTGTCGCGAAAATGTGCCCTTCCTGACTTTTATAGGTTAGGAATTTTGTACTTTAACTGGACTACGTGAATATCTCTGTTGTGGTGTTCATAAGTACAGGTGGCTGGTTGTTCCATCGTTTGGATTTGATCCTGTTGCTGTGCCGTAGGAACTTTTACCGAGTGGATAAAAGACAAAGGACAAAGTGTTagtcaatctgcttgggatgcgccgccaagttcacttcaattcagaatcttttgaggtttataaacgtgtaactggcctgtacaaCTTGCAGGGGCTGGCCGAATTGTCAAGTCAGTTTGTTCGGTAAATtcgtaccggacttgtctgggaggataaaaacactgacttgatacatcggatAGCcccggcaagtcattgtaggggccagttacacgttcgtgaacctcagaCGATACTGAATCGAAGCAAAAGGATGGcgaaggtcccaagcggattgattaacgccagacgctttatccttcctcaccaacggtttaccgcctcaaagtggcgtggaggtgacacaggacgtcgaactgcgatgcaaagcggaggttcgtccttcGGCAGGGTCTctcaagctgagaaggagttcgacacatccgacattccgacttctcggaatcggaagcttagctaagagtaaaccactgctaagattcaccaccgtcttggcaaaatgtcgcaaggtggatccctgatccatataggttgggcgacgacctgcggtgaaagctaagctcgccgtggcatggctgcatagcttggggaaaagtctctttgctaCTCTAGcgtattcactgcctcagtaccctcacactgggccctgccgtctcagacgttgGACGGTAttgcgaccggtgagaggcgatcaaatctcaggttgctcaggatgTCACTGATTCTGGagcaaggcgacacacgcacgactcgtcATGGAGACTATCTCAGACTgcgtacttacaacgcgagaacagtgtccacagacgctggtCTGCATACCCTTCTCGgtgctgcagagcgtatcaaatttcacgcgaaatgtaggcggtgttggttttgttgtgcacccatctgtcgtccatcttgtcgattctcacgagatcctgtcacctcgtctggccattcttcgcctccgccctgtgcgccaaaaacccatcagtatcatcaactgctactcaccaacatcagcagctgatgaattcgaattggacgcgttttacgaggaactggaggaagtaatccgcaacgagaagtccttctacaaattcgttgtcggagacttcaacgcaaaactaggaaaggcaacagaagaggaatacaggattgcaaaatttggactaggggaccggaatgaaaatgacaatcgtctcgccgggctgttgcccgccgctcgcctctttcatgggaactctttttttcatgaaaaaaagatcgtCGCCGGTGGACAtaggaatcgcccaatggcgcgactcgtgggGAGATCGACCAcgtactcaccaaccggaggtggtttCCACTTGGCATCttagtagtaccatccttttgtagtggttttGATCACCGTCCCCTTCGTGCGAAggtacgacttagccacacggtggaaaagaacatctgctaccGGCAACAAAGGAGAAGAGAAGTCGTCCAcaacgattgcgtactcgaggactggcacatcgaggaggacccaatcGTGGACTACGAGAAGCTGCTCAGAAGAGTACGAGCCTGtgcaaacttggatcgaattttgaagaccaccaaggaattgttggaaagaagaagggctctgaggcttgatccgaatgcatcgcacattgagcggttagtagcaaacactatcTACAGAAAAGTGTTGCAGGAGGATTTtctgaaatacaggcagaagaagattctggaagcagcacaaagaagaacgagtctaaagaaatGCCGCAgagatctccgcgaatataatattccgctagcaaccttgctgggcgaagacgggactcgcacgtcttctcgtcgtgagatggaaatcattacggagaggttctactcgaaccttttccgttcatcaactcctgtgttaAGCCCagtcatccccactggcgaagctccaccacggattctcccttcggaagtacgagtcgctatcaagagcatgaaacctggcacagcccccggacctgattttgcatcagcagactttctttgggctggtggccatccgcttcatgtaatcttagcagcgcacatgacatcctaccttcacaaagaaaggatcccagaccagtgaaagacctcgcgaaccgttcttatccataagaaaggtgaccgagagaaccatcggaactaccgtccgatatgcttgctgagcgtgttatacaaagcattcaccaagatcatcctcacgcgcatatctaggacgctggatgaagcccagcctcaagaacaagctggattccgccaggagttcagctgcttggaccacatccagaccgtgtcgagggtcatagagttttgccgggaataccgcctcccccttgttctaaccttcgtcgactatgagaaaacctttgacagcgtagaaacgaatgcaatactgtcagcgctggtcgatcaaggtgtggacgcgtcgtatgtgaggacataaGCCAAATGccacgatcgatgcacgactaggaaacagcttttccaccgtcctctcaccatacccattggaaagggggtacgacaaggcgatactatatcgccgaagctgttcacggctgcattgcaatggataatgaaatcactatcctgggaagaaaggggcatacgtgttgatggaagatttctttcgaaccttcgttttgcaggcgacatcgttctcttttcgagcagtaccaatgaagcagaaacgatgctcaacgaatggAAGGAaacagggaagagaataggactacgaataaacagaaagaagacagttcatgaagaatgcCTACtacgaggacggaggagtacaacctGAAGGCTCCCagatcgtggaaacttcgtcatatgtatacctcggacgttctgaatatggaaaacgacttgaaggaagaacctAATAGAAGAATgggagcagcatgggcagcattcgcaaccgtcagggaagctactgaccaactgacggaccaagatcttcgcgcccatctgttcgactcgacaatttttccagcgctctgttacgcagcggagacaccgctgccacgtctaggaagctaattactacccacagagcccttgagggATGTCTTCTGATGTTTAACCGGCGcccacaacacctagccggtcttcgcagttccgaattaagaggaatgtcccgtcttcgcaacccagcggaatatgtatcgaaagcaaaacgtAGATGgaccggtcacatcatgagaagaatcgacgatagatggactaaaggaacactagagtggatcccaagagatgctaaacgccctcgagggagactgccaacgagatggggtgacgtgttcgctacacggattgACCAGCtcagagctcagctggatacggctcaaggacctcgtcaacgtcactcacgaaacttgagaacatcttggatgacagtggtgagggaacgaaacgagtggaagagatgctggggcccgcacgtccagtgaagatggGCCacctaagtatctaagtaaacTTATTGTGTCCATCACTATTATAAATATGTTATAGTACTCTGACTTTTAGTAAGCtgtttaaataataatgatattatGTTTCCCATGAGGTTAAGGATGAAATGTCATGAATATATAATGGAAGCTCTGGGAATAGTTCATTGTGATATTTCTCATTCATCAGCTAGTAACTCAGGAGATGGTCGAACGCAGTGAGGCCGGtatgtcaaagaaaaatttggatcTTAAAGCATTATTCAGAGTTGCGCTGTCGTTGGATGCCGTTGTAACCTTATTTTTGGTACAAGTTGATGAAATGGGCTATTATTTCTGTCGGCTATTGTTACGATCGCCACCGTCTGCCCTTGCATCTGTGACGTAAGATGTGGACCACTGTAGACGTTTTTGTTCCTCACACAGACATGTACGAGCTGAACATCACTGATGAAACCAAATCTAACATCGCGGTGTTTATAGTAGCAGAATCGCTAACGGCAGCGCCTACGTAAGTATGTACATCTTCATGTGGGAAGTTATGCTCGAATGCCTCGGATATAGAGGAACTTTGCGTTCGATAGGGTCTTGGTAATTGTGAGATTCGTCTCCTCGAGGTAGCTGGAAGCTAGGTAGTACTAACTAAATGCTTCTGCAGAAGAATGGTGCGAACGCTATTCTTACCGCCAGTggaaacttattttttcttcgcgaGGTTTAACAAGACACCTATCGGATTGTAAGAACGTTCCTTCATATCACTACTGATAAGTGTGTGAAATCACATTCCTGAGTGCTCTCTGCTTAATATCGATGATGTTGTAATGTAGTAGCTGCTAACAATCGCGAACATTCGAACATACTCGGAGCTACGAAACTCACGtcttctgcttttttgaaTATGAGAATTTCCTGCGACGATATTCCATGATATTATGAGTATTACATATTATGAATACATATCATCGCTATGAAAGATCAATATTTATGGTCTTGTGTTTCGACGCATATGTCCTTTTCATAGATCTTCTGTTCTATCGACTTCACGGCAAATATGCACGCTGAGTAATGAAATCCAGTGTAGTGGTATTGTTGTGACAAGCGTACAAAACCATACAGAAAACCACACGACGCCACGCGACGCTAACTCGTCCTTCTGCGGCATCAGGCGCTGACCCGCCACAGAGTTTGACACACCAGGCTGATACGATATTTTCGGTAGcgtatttattcgtttttatcGATTTTGATATGTCTTAGCACTAGTTAGAGAGAAGAGAGAGACAGATGTGATGTGACTGAAAGAACTGGCTTGGCTGTCTGCGTTTTAGATGCAGATGCGTCGCGGTTTGTTTCGTCGCTATGAATTTTTGCAAGATTGGAACCCTGTAACTTGTTTACGGTGGTAGGGGGCTAGACACTTTACAAGCATACAGACATGAAAGTATTGCTGCGATGGAAATACATAATTGTAGATAGCTACATAGATTTCTATTCGAATGACTGCAACACGTTTGTTTACGCACCTCCGCTTCTTGATACACTCTTCCTTCGCGCTTTGTCCTTTCTAAATCAAACGGCATCTCCGGAGAAACATGTGTACTGGGGCGCATACCTCGCTTAAAATAGCGAAATTTAAGTGAATTGCCAAAGCACCCTGAATCTTTCCAGTCTGCAATGAGAAGGTAGAAGGCTATGAGCAGTCTGAAGTGTATAACACTTATTTGTATAATTCCCATGCGGCCGAGCTTATGGGATTAATAGTTGGCGACATACCGCCAGAACACTATCGCGTAAGTGAATTCTTATTAAACAAACAGATAATTCatgtgttatttatttacgacATCATCAAAGTGACgagaattcagaaaatgatTAACGATGGTAATAAGCCGGGACGTATGGCATTCTCTCAGGTACGTTTTAAatagtttaattttattcatttgctATAAAGCAGGTCTAAGAATTTTGACGGAAATAAGAACTCGATGAAGTGCGCGAACCTGCATGTCCTAGAATCGTTGAGACATGctacttcaaaagaaaattttttttggagaatagagggaggaagatatttcaattgtttgtgaAACAGTAGAGGCTTTGTACCAATCTTCCCTGAAACTATGTCACTggttcaaattttcatttttttttccaattttcgtTGTTCCTCAACGTTGGGATCATTTCGAGAACCTACCATTAACGAAAATGTTTGCGTATTTTCGTGATAGATGCAGAAATACCTTCAGTTTCTATTATAGAATAGTAAAACTGATACAAGAAAACCTTTCTTTGTCATGACCCGTGAAAACTGAATTATAAAACGGAAAACGTGAAAAGAAGTCGCTTTACCAAATCCCACGGTAGTGATTCGCGCTTTTGAGTGTATATACCAGCATTTCATTCTAGTCTTACCGCTGCCTTTTTGCGATGACCTACAGCAAACGTAACGAATCCGTCATTGCGGTATTCAGTGGgcaaaaaagaatgattaTCAGACGACAAGTCCATAGCGGACTACTATGAAGGGGGAAAATGAGCGGGGAAGGGGAGGAGGGCGAGGAGGGGGAGGGAACAATGAACCGAAATAATCTCCTGAAACGAATTATGTAAAGAACATGAataaattaagagaaaataagGCATTGATACAGAACGGTAAGGAACGATGAAGGAAGGTTCTCCGAGTCTCAAAGACATGACGACGATATATTGGGTCAGGATACACGAGAGAAACGGCTCGAAAGCTTGTGatcaaaaaatccaagaattaaGAAACGAGAGTGCGATgttaaaagagaaatgaatataagattcggaaaaaaaagcgccAGCCACTGTTGAGAAGCGTGACAACGGCAAGAATGGCCTGCTTGGGCGATCTTAGGACTGATCGAGTAGGGGGTGAGGAAGATCACGTCCACTTTTGACCTCTCCACCTTGCGTACTGTGTTCCTGTCTCTTCCTCAAAGAAGCGTATTCCTGTAAATCTCCGATTTTCAGCTTTTTATAAAATgcaataataaattttgttcagtgttttctctaacttacttttttataaaatttctaaagaaaatttcttatggTGACAAGTATTAGGTACATAGTGGTTTTCGTTCTAAAACTTtccttaataaaatttttttagatgtaTTTCGCTGCTTTATTCGGTTTCGGTATTTTCATGGCGTGTATTTTCATAATTGTTGCCGTTATTATCCTTATAAAGCGGTGCTTCTCGCCaccaaaggtttttttttctttccatcctTCCTTCCATACTTACTTACTCCTGCTAAAGAAGGTGCAGGACTCTCAGGGTTCATTTCCGTCGACGGGAACCCCTTCGTTTGTAACAAACCTAGCGATATTTAGAGTCCAGGAATTGGTTTTTTAGTACTTGATCATTTTTCTTAACTcgtttattttccttcttccggTCTTAATATTAGCCACGCTTTCAGCAGTACAAGTCTGGGATATTGGGGATTATAATAGCACTTGTATTGCTCTTAATCTCGATTGGAGTTATGGTTTTCGCAGCAATATTATTGTTACGAAATTCGCAGTTGTCACGACAGGGAGCAGATCAGTTGCCGAAAAATCTTAATCGGGACATTtttagtgagttttttttttggcaataaTGTTTACTCCCTTCATAGATTAACACAATAACATAGTATAAATCTAATACAAtatcaaaaatgcaaaatattctCTGTCTGAGTGTCGAGGTCGATAATTTTCCTTATGAACAACCTGAAATGGAAATGTGGACATACTTACATATGAGCAACTAAGCAAATTACCAAATAGCGTtacgtcacttttttttaaaacagtgcttttaaaggcatcaccccacgaatctgaggtggtgcagatttcaggtggagtatttgtatacgggatgggagactatggaaagggggtgattccatccattttttcctaattgccgtaaaaaacggcccggaagatacggcttcaggcgttctggcgcactattttcaacagagttcgactggagcgcggcagccttgtgcggcgccgcaccttccggaccgttttttacggcaattaggaaggaatggacggaatcacccccctctccatagtctcccatcccgtatacgaatactccacctgaaatccgtaccacctcagattcgtggagtgatgcctttaagggtgACTCTGATTCCATATATTTAGAGGGATTTTATTGAGCATCGGAATACGAAGTCTCAGTGCATACAGTCGTTGTCAAACGTTTTCAGCTTAGCTGCCGCTACGCGTCTTTAGCGTTCAGCGAACAGTTTTGCTCCGATGGGAGCCAGCAAATGCAGCGAAAATGCATTAGTCGATGGGTGGCATAGCATAGCAAGGGATCAGTGCTTGCTTTTGTAGCAGAAGAGCTTCATCAGCCTTGTTGATCACGTTT
This window of the Necator americanus strain Aroian chromosome III, whole genome shotgun sequence genome carries:
- a CDS encoding hypothetical protein (NECATOR_CHRIII.G12910.T1); translated protein: MNVRALHFLSAVREKTDGVTVEHCLTHIGHEVRPSQLGLDNNAEQFRVSLLRDGLTVRQVYGKNIDKKVLRNIASKCRVDPGRLHHLDTGSVQRRVDANLQSDGIQFYRPARDASGDGFVLATVIVADEWDRALPAAYLLSYRMIDIEVGMMFEHVKKLLPSFHTDYFITDDTNTFWNGSSKVFPSSWTKRLLCLWHVQLAMKRNANAKLVNVSSLRLTPIACSWNGVELEYCSLSATSASHFSGKMRDICLVRERSVFVTQYTSMLKYLRENGESTLASYMENTWSNRVDQWAAFGRLESCVSTSMLCERFHKKFKHGMLEGKANVRIDRLLQLLIALTTELEEDREIMEREVEEGRYRLQQHHKVHMSAVNKYCRQQQLVTVVGPGTWEVKENRNSYRVEESYCPCDKEFNNHCRREGCGACPYAFACTCPLDVKSGISCVHVHAALLYAAAGRRSQQDCGFSMSSMVDEEAESVQDAL
- a CDS encoding hypothetical protein (NECATOR_CHRIII.G12910.T3), whose translation is MEREVEEGRYRLQQHHKVHMSAVNKYCRQQQLVTVVGPGTWEVKENRNSYRVEESYCPCDKEFNNHCRREGCGACPYAFACTCPLDVKSGISCVHVHAALLYAAAGRRSQQDCGFSMSSMVDEEAESVQDAL
- a CDS encoding hypothetical protein (NECATOR_CHRIII.G12910.T2); protein product: MLEGKANVRIDRLLQLLIALTTELEEDREIMEREVEEGRYRLQQHHKVHMSAVNKYCRQQQLVTVVGPGTWEVKENRNSYRVEESYCPCDKEFNNHCRREGCGACPYAFACTCPLDVKSGISCVHVHAALLYAAAGRRSQQDCGFSMSSMVDEEAESVQDAL
- a CDS encoding hypothetical protein (NECATOR_CHRIII.G12910.T4), giving the protein MPANIHLELSRASYAEKRACSSAACQRRIRVRGRDHQLPKSTRLSELEVSLGGIGCDKPSLAATGWSDRPTGLRKSKDASNRRPRSRLYFITPRDIRNIASKCRVDPGRLHHLDTGSVQRRVDANLQSDGIQFYRPARDASGDGFVLVVINPTQKEWLRKYGQRALTTVIVADEWDRALPAAYLLSYRMIDIEVGMMFEHVKKLLPSFHTDYFITDDTNTFWNGSSKVFPSSWTKRLLCLWHVQLAMKRNANAKLVNGKCETSVLFAKEVSS
- a CDS encoding hypothetical protein (NECATOR_CHRIII.G12911.T2), with the protein product MSLILEQGDTRTTRHGDYLRLRTYNARTVSTDAGGVGFVVHPSVVHLVDSHEILSPRLAILRLRPVRQKPISIINCYSPTSAADEFELDAFYEELEEVIRNEKSFYKFVVGDFNAKLGKATEEEYRIAKFGLGDRNENDNRLAGLGFDHRPLRAKVRLSHTVEKNICYRQQRRREVVHNDCVLEDWHIEEDPIVDYEKLLRRVRACANLDRILKTTKELLERRRALRLDPNASHIERLVANTIYRKVLQEDFLKYRQKKILEAAQRRTSLKKCRRDLREYNIPLATLLGEDGTRTSSRREMEIITERFYSNLFRSSTPVLSPVIPTGEAPPRILPSEVRVAIKSMKPGTAPGPDFASADFLWAGGHPLHVILAAHMTSYLHKERIPDQ
- a CDS encoding hypothetical protein (NECATOR_CHRIII.G12911.T1), with the translated sequence METISDCVLTTREQCPQTLVCIPFSVLQSVSNFTRNVGGVGFVVHPSVVHLVDSHEILSPRLAILRLRPVRQKPISIINCYSPTSAADEFELDAFYEELEEVIRNEKSFYKFVVGDFNAKLGKATEEEYRIAKFGLGDRNENDNRLAGLLPAARLFHGNSFFHEKKIVAGGHRNRPMARLVGRSTTGFDHRPLRAKVRLSHTVEKNICYRQQRRREVVHNDCVLEDWHIEEDPIVDYEKLLRRVRACANLDRILKTTKELLERRRALRLDPNASHIERLVANTIYRKVLQEDFLKYRQKKILEAAQRRTSLKKCRRDLREYNIPLATLLGEDGTRTSSRREMEIITERFYSNLFRSSTPVLSPVIPTGEAPPRILPSEVRVAIKSMKPGTAPGPDFASADFLWAGGHPLHVILAAHMTSYLHKERIPDQ
- a CDS encoding hypothetical protein (NECATOR_CHRIII.G12912.T1), whose product is MPTTRTEEYNLKAPRSWKLRHMYTSDVLNMENDLKEEPNRRMGAAWAAFATVREATDQLTDQDLRAHLFDSTIFPALCYAAETPLPRLGS
- a CDS encoding hypothetical protein (NECATOR_CHRIII.G12913.T2), with translation MFNRRPQHLAGLRSSELRGMSRLRNPAEYVSKAKRRWTGHIMRRIDDRWTKGTLEWIPRDAKRPRGRLPTRWGDVFATRIDQLRAQLDTAQGPRQRHSRNLRTSWMTVVRERNEWKRCWGPHVQ
- a CDS encoding hypothetical protein (NECATOR_CHRIII.G12913.T1), translated to MSRLRNPAEYVSKAKRRWTGHIMRRIDDRWTKGTLEWIPRDAKRPRGRLPTRWGDVFATRIDQLRAQLDTAQGPRQRHSRNLRTSWMTVVRERNEWKRCWGPHVQ